One Gadus morhua chromosome 13, gadMor3.0, whole genome shotgun sequence genomic window carries:
- the angpt4 gene encoding angiopoietin-4 produces the protein MRGIQLLTMLLIGCLWVAGHASRERGGRLRSQRRGKTAVGGGVEKKRRLQRLQQGPCSYTFILPELGALSDPRPLAEGAVVGRGAQRDAPTPGWEGPPTELRRMSPGKLQHLESAMRNTSQWLQKLEASLQLGAGRKGARLQHQAVQDQTATMLELGSSLLSHNVQQTHKLSLVEAKVLNKTSRIEVQLLENHLSTNRLEKELLLQTNQINRLHHHNSRLEQKVQMLESQQRGQLEDLKEGKNQLQAMVKSQMVAMESLERQLMVARRNSTALQMTQAQLMASVHSLLTMMSSTTVHRWRDCTDIFKAGHSTSGLYDIYITNISQPVQVYCDMETSGGGWLVFQKRFDGSVDFQRTWREYKMGFGDPLGEQWLGLEALHRLSLLGQYSLRVELRDWEGNQVYSQYDLFNLAGESHRYRLVARGYSGTAGRQSSLSSHGMAFSTPDQDNDNCDTCKCALMLTGGWWFEACGLSNLNGMYYSLGQNIRKVNGIKWHHFRGPSYSLQSTAMMVRPYDF, from the exons ATGAGAGGAATCCAGCTTCTCACgatgcttctgattggctgcctgtgGGTGGCAGGACATGccagcagggagagaggagggagactaCGCAgccagaggagagggaagacgGCGGTAGGCGGAGGtgtggagaagaagaggaggctcCAGCGCCTGCAGCAGGGACCCTGCAGCTACACCTTCATCCTGCCCGAGCTGGGTGCCCTCTCAGACCCCCGGCCGCTGGCGGAGGGTGCGGTGGTGGGGCGTGGTGCCCAGCGGGACGCCCCCACCCCCGGGTGGGAAGGGCCCCCCACGGAGCTCCGCCGCATGTCCCCGGGGAAGCTGCAGCACCTGGAGAGCGCCATGAGGAACACCTCACAGTGGCTGCAGAAG TTGGAGGCGTCCCTGCAGTTGGGTGCAGGCCGGAAGGGGGCCCGGCTGCAGCACCAGGCAGTCCAGGACCAGACCGCTACCATGTTGGAGCTAGGAAGCAGCCTGCTCAGCCACAACGTGCAGCAGACTCACAAGCTGAGTCTGGTGGAGGCCAAG GTGTTGAACAAGACCAGCAGGATTGAGGTCCAGCTTCTAGAGAACCATCTGTCCACCAATAGGCTGGAGAAGGAACTCCTTCTGCAGACCAATCAGATCAACCGACTGCACCACCACAACAG CCGTCTGGAGCAGAAGGTGCAGATGTTGGAGTCACAGCAGAGAGGACAGCTGGAAGACCTCAAGGAGGGTAAAAACCAACTGCAG GCTATGGTAAAAAGTCAAATGGTTGCCATGGAATCACTGGAACGACAACTGATGGTTGCTAGAAGAAACAGCACAGCGCTCCAGATGACCCAGGCTCAGCTGATGGCGTCTGTCCACTCACTGCTAACAATGATGAGTAGCaccacag TGCATCGATGGAGGGACTGTACAGATATCTTCAAGGCAGGACACTCCACCAGTGGTCTCTATGACATCTACATCACCAACATCTCCCAACCCGTCCAG GTGTACTGTGACATGGAGACCAGCGGAGGGGGCTGGCTGGTGTTCCAGAAACGATTTGACGGCAGCGTCGACTTCCAGAGGACCTGGAGAGAATACAAGATG GGCTTCGGGGACCCTCTGGGGGAGCAGTGGCTTGGCCTGGAGGCCCTTCACCGGCTGAGCCTGCTGGGTCAGTACTCTCTACGGGTGGAGCTCCGGGACTGGGAGGGGAACCAGGTCTACTCCCAGTACGACCTCTTCAACCTGGCCGGCGAAAGtcacagatacag gcTGGTTGCTAGGGGTTACAGTGGgacagcaggcagacagagcAGTCTGTCTTCTCATGGGATGGCCTTCAGCACGCCGGACCAGGACAACGATAACTGTGACACCTGCAAATGTGCCCTTATGCTCACTGGAG gatGGTGGTTTGAGGCCTGTGGTCTCTCTAATCTCAACGGGATGTACTACTCTCTTGGCCAGAACATCAGAAAGGTCAACGGCATCAAGTGGCATCACTTTAGAGGACCCAGCTACTCCCTACAGTCCACCGCCATGATGGTTCGACCCTACGACTTCTAA